The following coding sequences are from one Arachis hypogaea cultivar Tifrunner chromosome 7, arahy.Tifrunner.gnm2.J5K5, whole genome shotgun sequence window:
- the LOC112703163 gene encoding crossover junction endonuclease MUS81 isoform X3 encodes MILKLMQGFFGTGAGGSESEDLKRKGKKNRGMKRYVPQRNSVAYALLITLYRRTVSGEEFMRKQELIDAAEASGLSRVPIAPEKGKGKPGRFGSSPRDWYSGWNCMKTLIDKGLVVKSSCPAKYMLTEEGKAAACDCLSRSGMAECQGKSVSVDTPSNMSDREVNGDDLESEVMSPLTQQKKPMDVPLESLLKFTRMGFSKEQIVSSFAEVSRSHPNEDVSSLWPAVLCHLREEQIYGSHPKSLTAINDCHDTSANTVLSGSKDLIGNKSRTASSACNDHVPNFSSDIPSFPLRACPSAVDSVQMPRKDELSSKMTSLSVPPLSFGEKFEEVYQVILILDDREQFATQGSRSRKIIEEIRIQFKIQIEVRRLPVGDGIWIARHKILKTEYVLDFIVERKNIDDLRSSIRDNRYKDQKLRLLRCGLKKLIYLVEGDPNSSEAAECIKTACFTTEILEGFDVQRTSGLGDTLRKYAYLTQAISQCYKSRVFEGHVVGFAPCPPFDEFIKQCQDSGKMTVSDVFAIQLMQVPQVTEEVAMAVLDLYPTLLSLAHGYSLLDGNSCAQEDMLRARSNNAIPAAASRNIFQFIWGS; translated from the exons ATGATCTTGAAGCTCATGCAGGGATTTTTTGGGACTGGTGCAGGAGGTTCTGAATCAGAAGACTTGAAGAGAAAGG GAAAGAAAAATAGAGGAATGAAGCGCTATGTTCCTCAGAGGAACTCTGTGGCATATGCTCTGTTGATAACCCTTTACAG GAGGACTGTAAGTGGAGAAGAATTTATGCGAAAACAAGAACTTATTGATGCTGCTGAAGCTAGTGGTCTATCTCGAGTGCCAATTGC GCCAGAAAAAGGGAAGGGAAAACCTGGACGATTTGGAAGTTCTCCTCGCGATTGGTATAGTGGATGGAACTGTATGAAGACTTTGATAGATAAGGGATTAGTTGTAAAATCAAGTTGTCCAGCAAA ATACATGCTAACTGAAGAAGGTAAGGCAGCAGCATGTGATTGTCTTTCAAGGTCTGGAATGGCAGAATGTCAAGGAAAGTCTGTTTCTGTTGATACTCCATCTAATATGTCAGATAGGGAAGTCAATGGTGATGATTTGGAATCAGAAGTTATGTCACCATTGACACAACAAAAGAAGCCAATGGatgttcctcttgaatctcttttGAAG TTCACACGCATGGGTTTCTCAAAGGAACAAATTGTTAGTTCTTTTGCTGAAGTTTCCAGAAGCCATCCAAATGAAGATGTCTCATCTTTGTGGCCGGCTGTTTTGTGTCATCTACGAGAGGAGCAAATCTATGGTTCACATCCAAAGTCTTTGACAGCTATAAATGATTGCCATGATACTAGTGCTAATACTGTTCTATCTG GTTCCAAAGACCTCATTGGAAACAaaagcagaactgcaagttcagCCTGCAATGACCATGTGCCAAATTTCTCTTCTGATATTCCATCTTTCCCCTTGAGAGCTTGCCCATCAGCT GTTGATTCTGTGCAAATGCCAAGGAAGGATGAGCTGTCATCAAAGATGACCAGTTTAAGTGTTCCACCCTTGAGCTTTGGTGAGAAATTTGAGGAGGTATATCAAGTGATTTTAATATTGGATGATCGGGAGCAATTTGCCACTCAAGG ATCTCGATCTAGGAAAATTATTGAGGAAATTCGGATCCAATTCAAAATCCAAATAGAG GTACGACGATTGCCTGTTGGAGATGGGATCTGGATAGCACGTCATAAAATTCTTAAGACTGAATATGTATTGGATTTTATTGTTGAGAGGAAAAACATTGATGATTTGCGCAGTTCAATCAGGGATAACCGCTACAAGGATCAAAAACTAAGGCTTCTG AGGTGTGGATTGAAGAAGCTGATATATTTAGTGGAAGGTGACCCAAATTCTTCCGAAGCTGCTGAATGCATAAAAACTGC CTGTTTTACAACAGAGATTCTGGAGGGATTTGATGTGCAGAGGACGAGTGGTTTAGGTGATACTCTCAGGAAGTATGCTTATCTTACCCAAGCAATTTCTCAATGTTACAAGTCAAGAGTTTTTGAAGGCCATGTTGTAGGTTTTGCACCATGTCCTCCTTTCGATGAATTTATTAAACAGTGTCAAGACTCTGGAAAAATGACAGTTAGTGATGTATTTGCCATCCAACTTATGCAG GTTCCACAGGTTACAGAGGAGGTTGCCATGGCGGTTTTAGATTTGTACCCCACACTTTTATCTCTTGCTCATGGCTACTCACTACTC GACGGTAATTCTTGTGCCCAAGAGGACATGCTTCGAGCACGGAGTAACAATGCAATCCCTGCGGCTGCTAGCAGGAACATTTTCCAGTTTATTTGGGGTAGCTGA
- the LOC112703163 gene encoding crossover junction endonuclease MUS81 isoform X4, with translation MKRYVPQRNSVAYALLITLYRRTVSGEEFMRKQELIDAAEASGLSRVPIAPEKGKGKPGRFGSSPRDWYSGWNCMKTLIDKGLVVKSSCPAKYMLTEEGKAAACDCLSRSGMAECQGKSVSVDTPSNMSDREVNGDDLESEVMSPLTQQKKPMDVPLESLLKFTRMGFSKEQIVSSFAEVSRSHPNEDVSSLWPAVLCHLREEQIYGSHPKSLTAINDCHDTSANTVLSGSKDLIGNKSRTASSACNDHVPNFSSDIPSFPLRACPSAVDSVQMPRKDELSSKMTSLSVPPLSFGEKFEEVYQVILILDDREQFATQGSRSRKIIEEIRIQFKIQIEVRRLPVGDGIWIARHKILKTEYVLDFIVERKNIDDLRSSIRDNRYKDQKLRLLRCGLKKLIYLVEGDPNSSEAAECIKTACFTTEILEGFDVQRTSGLGDTLRKYAYLTQAISQCYKSRVFEGHVVGFAPCPPFDEFIKQCQDSGKMTVSDVFAIQLMQVPQVTEEVAMAVLDLYPTLLSLAHGYSLLDGNSCAQEDMLRARSNNAIPAAASRNIFQFIWGS, from the exons ATGAAGCGCTATGTTCCTCAGAGGAACTCTGTGGCATATGCTCTGTTGATAACCCTTTACAG GAGGACTGTAAGTGGAGAAGAATTTATGCGAAAACAAGAACTTATTGATGCTGCTGAAGCTAGTGGTCTATCTCGAGTGCCAATTGC GCCAGAAAAAGGGAAGGGAAAACCTGGACGATTTGGAAGTTCTCCTCGCGATTGGTATAGTGGATGGAACTGTATGAAGACTTTGATAGATAAGGGATTAGTTGTAAAATCAAGTTGTCCAGCAAA ATACATGCTAACTGAAGAAGGTAAGGCAGCAGCATGTGATTGTCTTTCAAGGTCTGGAATGGCAGAATGTCAAGGAAAGTCTGTTTCTGTTGATACTCCATCTAATATGTCAGATAGGGAAGTCAATGGTGATGATTTGGAATCAGAAGTTATGTCACCATTGACACAACAAAAGAAGCCAATGGatgttcctcttgaatctcttttGAAG TTCACACGCATGGGTTTCTCAAAGGAACAAATTGTTAGTTCTTTTGCTGAAGTTTCCAGAAGCCATCCAAATGAAGATGTCTCATCTTTGTGGCCGGCTGTTTTGTGTCATCTACGAGAGGAGCAAATCTATGGTTCACATCCAAAGTCTTTGACAGCTATAAATGATTGCCATGATACTAGTGCTAATACTGTTCTATCTG GTTCCAAAGACCTCATTGGAAACAaaagcagaactgcaagttcagCCTGCAATGACCATGTGCCAAATTTCTCTTCTGATATTCCATCTTTCCCCTTGAGAGCTTGCCCATCAGCT GTTGATTCTGTGCAAATGCCAAGGAAGGATGAGCTGTCATCAAAGATGACCAGTTTAAGTGTTCCACCCTTGAGCTTTGGTGAGAAATTTGAGGAGGTATATCAAGTGATTTTAATATTGGATGATCGGGAGCAATTTGCCACTCAAGG ATCTCGATCTAGGAAAATTATTGAGGAAATTCGGATCCAATTCAAAATCCAAATAGAG GTACGACGATTGCCTGTTGGAGATGGGATCTGGATAGCACGTCATAAAATTCTTAAGACTGAATATGTATTGGATTTTATTGTTGAGAGGAAAAACATTGATGATTTGCGCAGTTCAATCAGGGATAACCGCTACAAGGATCAAAAACTAAGGCTTCTG AGGTGTGGATTGAAGAAGCTGATATATTTAGTGGAAGGTGACCCAAATTCTTCCGAAGCTGCTGAATGCATAAAAACTGC CTGTTTTACAACAGAGATTCTGGAGGGATTTGATGTGCAGAGGACGAGTGGTTTAGGTGATACTCTCAGGAAGTATGCTTATCTTACCCAAGCAATTTCTCAATGTTACAAGTCAAGAGTTTTTGAAGGCCATGTTGTAGGTTTTGCACCATGTCCTCCTTTCGATGAATTTATTAAACAGTGTCAAGACTCTGGAAAAATGACAGTTAGTGATGTATTTGCCATCCAACTTATGCAG GTTCCACAGGTTACAGAGGAGGTTGCCATGGCGGTTTTAGATTTGTACCCCACACTTTTATCTCTTGCTCATGGCTACTCACTACTC GACGGTAATTCTTGTGCCCAAGAGGACATGCTTCGAGCACGGAGTAACAATGCAATCCCTGCGGCTGCTAGCAGGAACATTTTCCAGTTTATTTGGGGTAGCTGA
- the LOC112703163 gene encoding crossover junction endonuclease MUS81 isoform X1, whose product MKNPTGVRCAENEELASYMANKWKEMADQPKGISDNIEMTLSKAHFNVCNSKIPIRTIKDFSQVKGVGKMILKLMQGFFGTGAGGSESEDLKRKGKKNRGMKRYVPQRNSVAYALLITLYRRTVSGEEFMRKQELIDAAEASGLSRVPIAPEKGKGKPGRFGSSPRDWYSGWNCMKTLIDKGLVVKSSCPAKYMLTEEGKAAACDCLSRSGMAECQGKSVSVDTPSNMSDREVNGDDLESEVMSPLTQQKKPMDVPLESLLKFTRMGFSKEQIVSSFAEVSRSHPNEDVSSLWPAVLCHLREEQIYGSHPKSLTAINDCHDTSANTVLSGSKDLIGNKSRTASSACNDHVPNFSSDIPSFPLRACPSAVDSVQMPRKDELSSKMTSLSVPPLSFGEKFEEVYQVILILDDREQFATQGSRSRKIIEEIRIQFKIQIEVRRLPVGDGIWIARHKILKTEYVLDFIVERKNIDDLRSSIRDNRYKDQKLRLLRCGLKKLIYLVEGDPNSSEAAECIKTACFTTEILEGFDVQRTSGLGDTLRKYAYLTQAISQCYKSRVFEGHVVGFAPCPPFDEFIKQCQDSGKMTVSDVFAIQLMQVPQVTEEVAMAVLDLYPTLLSLAHGYSLLDGNSCAQEDMLRARSNNAIPAAASRNIFQFIWGS is encoded by the exons ATGAAAAACCCGACCGGGGTTCGCTGCGCGGAGAACGAAGAACTGGCGTCATACATGGCGAACAAGTGGAAGGAAATGGCGGATCAGCCGAAAGGGATTTCAGATAACATAGAGATGACCCTCTCTAAGGCTCACTTTAACGTATGTAACTCTAAAATCCCAATTCGAACCATCAAAGATTTCTCTCAGGTCAA GGGTGTGGGGAAAATGATCTTGAAGCTCATGCAGGGATTTTTTGGGACTGGTGCAGGAGGTTCTGAATCAGAAGACTTGAAGAGAAAGG GAAAGAAAAATAGAGGAATGAAGCGCTATGTTCCTCAGAGGAACTCTGTGGCATATGCTCTGTTGATAACCCTTTACAG GAGGACTGTAAGTGGAGAAGAATTTATGCGAAAACAAGAACTTATTGATGCTGCTGAAGCTAGTGGTCTATCTCGAGTGCCAATTGC GCCAGAAAAAGGGAAGGGAAAACCTGGACGATTTGGAAGTTCTCCTCGCGATTGGTATAGTGGATGGAACTGTATGAAGACTTTGATAGATAAGGGATTAGTTGTAAAATCAAGTTGTCCAGCAAA ATACATGCTAACTGAAGAAGGTAAGGCAGCAGCATGTGATTGTCTTTCAAGGTCTGGAATGGCAGAATGTCAAGGAAAGTCTGTTTCTGTTGATACTCCATCTAATATGTCAGATAGGGAAGTCAATGGTGATGATTTGGAATCAGAAGTTATGTCACCATTGACACAACAAAAGAAGCCAATGGatgttcctcttgaatctcttttGAAG TTCACACGCATGGGTTTCTCAAAGGAACAAATTGTTAGTTCTTTTGCTGAAGTTTCCAGAAGCCATCCAAATGAAGATGTCTCATCTTTGTGGCCGGCTGTTTTGTGTCATCTACGAGAGGAGCAAATCTATGGTTCACATCCAAAGTCTTTGACAGCTATAAATGATTGCCATGATACTAGTGCTAATACTGTTCTATCTG GTTCCAAAGACCTCATTGGAAACAaaagcagaactgcaagttcagCCTGCAATGACCATGTGCCAAATTTCTCTTCTGATATTCCATCTTTCCCCTTGAGAGCTTGCCCATCAGCT GTTGATTCTGTGCAAATGCCAAGGAAGGATGAGCTGTCATCAAAGATGACCAGTTTAAGTGTTCCACCCTTGAGCTTTGGTGAGAAATTTGAGGAGGTATATCAAGTGATTTTAATATTGGATGATCGGGAGCAATTTGCCACTCAAGG ATCTCGATCTAGGAAAATTATTGAGGAAATTCGGATCCAATTCAAAATCCAAATAGAG GTACGACGATTGCCTGTTGGAGATGGGATCTGGATAGCACGTCATAAAATTCTTAAGACTGAATATGTATTGGATTTTATTGTTGAGAGGAAAAACATTGATGATTTGCGCAGTTCAATCAGGGATAACCGCTACAAGGATCAAAAACTAAGGCTTCTG AGGTGTGGATTGAAGAAGCTGATATATTTAGTGGAAGGTGACCCAAATTCTTCCGAAGCTGCTGAATGCATAAAAACTGC CTGTTTTACAACAGAGATTCTGGAGGGATTTGATGTGCAGAGGACGAGTGGTTTAGGTGATACTCTCAGGAAGTATGCTTATCTTACCCAAGCAATTTCTCAATGTTACAAGTCAAGAGTTTTTGAAGGCCATGTTGTAGGTTTTGCACCATGTCCTCCTTTCGATGAATTTATTAAACAGTGTCAAGACTCTGGAAAAATGACAGTTAGTGATGTATTTGCCATCCAACTTATGCAG GTTCCACAGGTTACAGAGGAGGTTGCCATGGCGGTTTTAGATTTGTACCCCACACTTTTATCTCTTGCTCATGGCTACTCACTACTC GACGGTAATTCTTGTGCCCAAGAGGACATGCTTCGAGCACGGAGTAACAATGCAATCCCTGCGGCTGCTAGCAGGAACATTTTCCAGTTTATTTGGGGTAGCTGA
- the LOC112703163 gene encoding crossover junction endonuclease MUS81 isoform X2: MKNPTGVRCAENEELASYMANKWKEMADQPKGISDNIEMTLSKAHFNVCNSKIPIRTIKDFSQVKGVGKMILKLMQGFFGTGAGGSESEDLKRKGKKNRGMKRYVPQRNSVAYALLITLYRRTVSGEEFMRKQELIDAAEASGLSRVPIAPEKGKGKPGRFGSSPRDWYSGWNCMKTLIDKGLVVKSSCPAKYMLTEEGKAAACDCLSRSGMAECQGKSVSVDTPSNMSDREVNGDDLESEVMSPLTQQKKPMDVPLESLLKFTRMGFSKEQIVSSFAEVSRSHPNEDVSSLWPAVLCHLREEQIYGSHPKSLTAINDCHDTSANTVLSGSKDLIGNKSRTASSACNDHVPNFSSDIPSFPLRACPSAVDSVQMPRKDELSSKMTSLSVPPLSFGEKFEEVYQVILILDDREQFATQGSRSRKIIEEIRIQFKIQIEVRRLPVGDGIWIARHKILKTEYVLDFIVERKNIDDLRSSIRDNRYKDQKLRLLRCGLKKLIYLVEGDPNSSEAAECIKTACFTTEILEGFDVQRTSGLGDTLRKYAYLTQAISQCYKSRVFEGHVVGFAPCPPFDEFIKQCQDSGKMTVSDVFAIQLMQ; this comes from the exons ATGAAAAACCCGACCGGGGTTCGCTGCGCGGAGAACGAAGAACTGGCGTCATACATGGCGAACAAGTGGAAGGAAATGGCGGATCAGCCGAAAGGGATTTCAGATAACATAGAGATGACCCTCTCTAAGGCTCACTTTAACGTATGTAACTCTAAAATCCCAATTCGAACCATCAAAGATTTCTCTCAGGTCAA GGGTGTGGGGAAAATGATCTTGAAGCTCATGCAGGGATTTTTTGGGACTGGTGCAGGAGGTTCTGAATCAGAAGACTTGAAGAGAAAGG GAAAGAAAAATAGAGGAATGAAGCGCTATGTTCCTCAGAGGAACTCTGTGGCATATGCTCTGTTGATAACCCTTTACAG GAGGACTGTAAGTGGAGAAGAATTTATGCGAAAACAAGAACTTATTGATGCTGCTGAAGCTAGTGGTCTATCTCGAGTGCCAATTGC GCCAGAAAAAGGGAAGGGAAAACCTGGACGATTTGGAAGTTCTCCTCGCGATTGGTATAGTGGATGGAACTGTATGAAGACTTTGATAGATAAGGGATTAGTTGTAAAATCAAGTTGTCCAGCAAA ATACATGCTAACTGAAGAAGGTAAGGCAGCAGCATGTGATTGTCTTTCAAGGTCTGGAATGGCAGAATGTCAAGGAAAGTCTGTTTCTGTTGATACTCCATCTAATATGTCAGATAGGGAAGTCAATGGTGATGATTTGGAATCAGAAGTTATGTCACCATTGACACAACAAAAGAAGCCAATGGatgttcctcttgaatctcttttGAAG TTCACACGCATGGGTTTCTCAAAGGAACAAATTGTTAGTTCTTTTGCTGAAGTTTCCAGAAGCCATCCAAATGAAGATGTCTCATCTTTGTGGCCGGCTGTTTTGTGTCATCTACGAGAGGAGCAAATCTATGGTTCACATCCAAAGTCTTTGACAGCTATAAATGATTGCCATGATACTAGTGCTAATACTGTTCTATCTG GTTCCAAAGACCTCATTGGAAACAaaagcagaactgcaagttcagCCTGCAATGACCATGTGCCAAATTTCTCTTCTGATATTCCATCTTTCCCCTTGAGAGCTTGCCCATCAGCT GTTGATTCTGTGCAAATGCCAAGGAAGGATGAGCTGTCATCAAAGATGACCAGTTTAAGTGTTCCACCCTTGAGCTTTGGTGAGAAATTTGAGGAGGTATATCAAGTGATTTTAATATTGGATGATCGGGAGCAATTTGCCACTCAAGG ATCTCGATCTAGGAAAATTATTGAGGAAATTCGGATCCAATTCAAAATCCAAATAGAG GTACGACGATTGCCTGTTGGAGATGGGATCTGGATAGCACGTCATAAAATTCTTAAGACTGAATATGTATTGGATTTTATTGTTGAGAGGAAAAACATTGATGATTTGCGCAGTTCAATCAGGGATAACCGCTACAAGGATCAAAAACTAAGGCTTCTG AGGTGTGGATTGAAGAAGCTGATATATTTAGTGGAAGGTGACCCAAATTCTTCCGAAGCTGCTGAATGCATAAAAACTGC CTGTTTTACAACAGAGATTCTGGAGGGATTTGATGTGCAGAGGACGAGTGGTTTAGGTGATACTCTCAGGAAGTATGCTTATCTTACCCAAGCAATTTCTCAATGTTACAAGTCAAGAGTTTTTGAAGGCCATGTTGTAGGTTTTGCACCATGTCCTCCTTTCGATGAATTTATTAAACAGTGTCAAGACTCTGGAAAAATGACAGTTAGTGATGTATTTGCCATCCAACTTATGCAG TGA
- the LOC112703164 gene encoding uncharacterized protein, with protein sequence MDSIMSKLRNLDAYPKINEDFYSRTLSGGVITLASSVLMILLFISELRLYLHASTETKLIVDTSRGETLRINFDITFPALPCSMLSVDAMDISGEQHLDVRHDIIKKRLDTQGNVIGTRQDGIGSPKIENPLQKHGGRLEHNETYCGSCYGAEESDDDCCNSCEDVREAYRKKGWAVSNPDLIDQCKREGFLQRIKEEDGEGCNIYGFLEVNKVAGNFHFAPGKSFQQSGVHVHDLLAFQKDSFNLSHHINRLAFGDYFPGVVNPLDRAHWTQKTPSGMYQYFIKVVPTVYSDVRGHTIQTNQFSVTEHFKTGDVGRFQSLPGVFFFYDLSPIKVTFTEEPVSFLHFLTNVCAIVGGVYTVSGILDSFIYHGQRAIKKKMELGKFN encoded by the exons ATGGATAGCATAATGAGCAAGCTTCGTAATCTTGACGCTTACCCTAAAATCAATGAGGATTTCTACAGCAGAACACTTTCCGGCGGCGTCATTACCCTTGCTTCCTCCGTTCTCATGATCTTGCTCTTCATCTCCGAGCTTC GATTGTATCTGCATGCTTCAACTGAGACCAAGCTTATTGTGGATACTTCTAGAGGTGAAACGCTGCGTATCAAT TTTGATATTACTTTTCCTGCCCTACCATGCTCGATGCTCAGTGTTGATGCAATGGACATTAGTGGAGAGCAACATCTCGATGTA AGACATGATATAATCAAGAAAAGGTTAGATACTCAAGGCAATGTAATAGGTACAAGGCAAGATGGAATTGGTTCTCCCAAG ATTGAAAATCCCTTGCAAAAGCATGGAGGCAGGCTAGAACACAATGAGACTTATTGTGGTTCCTGCTATGGGGCAGAAGAG TCAGATGATGATTGTTGTAATTCCTGTGAGGATGTTCGTGAAGCATATCGGAAAAAAGGTTGGGCAGTCTCAAATCCAGATTTAATTGATCAG TGCAAAAGGGAAGGATTCTTGCAAAGAATCAAGGAAGAAGACGGTGAAGGATGCAACATATATGGCTTCTTGGAAGTAAATAAGGTGGCAGGTAATTTTCATTTTGCTCCGGGCAAAAGCTTTCAGCAATCTGGTGTACATGTACATGATCTGCTGGCTTTTCAAAAGGACTCGTTTAAT TTAAGTCACCACATCAACAGATTAGCTTTTGGTGATTATTTTCCTGGTGTAGTGAATCCTCTTGATCG TGCACATTGGACTCAGAAAACACCAAGTGGGAtgtatcaatattttattaag GTTGTGCCTACTGTTTACTCTGATGTGAGAGGACATACTATCCAAACAAACCAG TTCTCTGTGACAGAACACTTCAAGACCGGAGATGTGGGCCGATTCCAGTCCCTTCCTGGAGTTTTCTTCTTCTATGACCTTTCTCCAATTAAG GTTACCTTTACAGAAGAACCTGTCTCATTCTTGCATTTCCTTACTAATGTCTGTGCCATAGTTGGAG GTGTTTACACTGTATCTGGAATACTAGATTCATTTATCTATCACGGTCAACGGGctatcaagaagaagatggaactTGGTAAATTTAACTGA